One genomic segment of Sminthopsis crassicaudata isolate SCR6 chromosome 2, ASM4859323v1, whole genome shotgun sequence includes these proteins:
- the MAP1A gene encoding microtubule-associated protein 1A isoform X4: MDGVAEFAEYVSETVDVPSPFDLLEPPTSGGFLKLSKPCCYIFPGGRGDSALFAVNGFNILVDGGSDRKSCFWKLVRHLDRIDSVLLTHIGADNLPGINGLLQRKVAEQEEEQSQGSSSYSDWVKNLISPELGVVFFNVPDKLRLPDAARKAKRSIEEACLTLQHLNRLGIQAEPLYRVVSNTIEPLTLFHKMGVGRLDMYVLNPVKDSKEMQFLMQKWAGNSKAKTGIVLANGKEGEISVPYLTSITALVVWLPASPTEKIVRVLFPGNAPQNKILEGLEKLRHLDFLRYPVATQKDLASGSIPANLKPSKIKQRADSKESLKASAKPAVGKLAKREEVPEEGAKEARSELAKELAKSEKRAKEPPEKPPEKAAKADRVRTESSEMLKAEKRKLIKDKTGKKHLKEKVSKLEEKKDKEKKEIKKERKEIKKEEGKKEEKKDAKKEDKKKDAKPEPKKFSKPDLKPFTPEVRKTLYKAKVPGRIKADKSRGVREKEAPLESRTPPVQKEAAPPPVVPAPRELLLSSPEDLTRDFEEMRREESVLLEQKDSDLEVSSHPPETREEGLPSTAALEASPSGPALDQDEAGKGEKDVALGAPGGPTCKVGSPGAGTQKEGAEDAGEVQGGKQVEAERFLEGTDAREDSEPEIKEDVIEKAELEEMEEVHPSDGEEEEEEEEETKAEGLFQKHHLQDTVRASSQGREALGGRELGPPGKAPEKETSSFLSSLATPAGATEHVSYIQDETIPGYSETEQTISDEEIHDEPEERPAPSRFPPGAYDLSGPDAPGSFETSQPMESAAASPPAKGFGPPDAELLPYPPNMVAAPLAEEEHVSSATSITECDKLSSFATSVAEDQSVASLTAPQTEETGKSSLLLDTVTSIPSSRTEATQGLDYVPSAGTISPTSSLEEDKGFKSPPCEDFSVPGEAERKGEAPGRGPPADGEEAEEAAGAALAEKLRDCHGPPLFDMPAPSLPPGEPVLGEPEERCFSPDDSTVKMASPPPSGPPSAAHTPFHQSPVEDKSEPQDFDEAVSWGEAGRTPGVGKEDSSKEKPKPETVEREPEKEKERTLLPKSPHTQAAAGNRGPELPEQGGAAVLETVEVPKGPGPTPRTQGLPGDPWTPLPEADGIHEGEPPHGSSRVPSPEDAEPLPISQAVSPGSAGKGPASQSPRGLPKDHWPEVSPEDTRSLSLSEESPSKETSLDISSKQLSPDSLGTPQLGDLGHEKEEPVPEAPAEHGAHRPDHSAIGFPLTETSATHSARTHVADGSPTPESPASHSSRTEVPRDSRLPPGVTAGPDTKVPDSSLSKGPEPPESLVVKDGPPGWEGEAPGQDTKAQEQEKSPDPEEAALEQETSEKNKLLEEKDKALVKKGRDLEKGQPLEKALAKSGELQEYKAQDKVEALREDRLQEGEQRALEGDGDLAPKSPVREDRAPAEKDEVLGDKDLTSTHVAPKQEKTQEGSRVLGGEALEEEEARVSVWGYKSQEQKEECWTKQEEGSREWQGTAPAREAAVGEQRETAPRWEGAAPEPDRYWQEAEDELAEQETYWKELSCERKVWFPHELDGAPGQGARPRYSEERESTFLDEGADDQEVLPLDHAPRSPWIPDYKSFQESSPQGELEMERWLSESPTGLPPKEDRVTRSPFEIISPPASPPELAGQMGCSVLDRAAVPSVLGKETPAPEPKPVPTPPKEPTTPSWLAEIPPWVPKDRPLPPAPHSPAPAPPTPAPEPLPPAPFSWGMAEYDSVVAAVQEGAAELEGGPYSPLGKDYRKAEGERESGREDGASARGPPGPQASEARECSPAKEPERTEPEQREPTPYPEERSFQYADIYEQVLLSGFSSACPTREPPLGAAGDWPPRISAKEEAAGRHTPAEKELSSPASPKDRGADAAFHYATVPGQGAPRPESEPERGPEPRPSPPAVPPRSAAPGKGRSPLPDGNLLSCRPEGVTLCPKESSREQAECWDEQASDSELEKGAREPSEKEARPLSPPSPTAAEPSVPEAGSEAPPSTSSDSPPAPARPSLDFPASAFGFSSLQPSAPQLPSPAEPRSAPCGSLAFSGDRALALTPGPPTRARHDEYLEVTKAPSLDSSLPQLPSPTSPGAPLLSNLPRPASPALSEGSSSEATTPVITSVAESFPLSLAAGEMETGAEAAGRSLWDLTALSPAPPATLGPAPAPAPGLPGDMDDGTLPCRLECSGAVTKALGSCSSPPRDCAANGPTETSPSPPGLLTAKEVREKGELRPDWECGGWPAGAEKCARPATLPSPERSSCPGGSPRSRPRSASPEPESGPQGCAAEPWPRCGELSPSFLNPPLPRPSVDDSDLSTEEARLVGRGGPRRVGGPGGAGGPGPVADETPPTSASDSGSSQSDSDVPPETEECPSITAEAALDSDEDGDFLPVDKAGGVSGAHHPRPVHDPPPAPQPDPRPPPPRPDVCMADPEGLSAEAGRADRLREKEKGRSGRRAPGRAKPASPARRLDLRGKRSPTPGKGPIERTSRVPPRPRASAGQMPSSEEKDGHNILTKGLVNGLKTGSTAVGQKGGSGPPVYVDLAYIPNHCSGKTADLDFFRRVRAAYYVVSGNDPANGEPSRAVLDALLEGKAQWGENLQVTLIPTHDTEVTREWYQQTHEQQQQLNVLVLASSSTVVMQDESFPACKIEF; this comes from the exons ATGGATGGTGTGGCCGAATTTGCAGAATACGTCTCTGAAACTGTGGATGTGCCGTCTCCCTTTGACCTTCTGGAGCCCCCCACTTCTGGAGGCTTCCTCAAGCTTTCCAAGCCCTGTTGCTACATCTTCCCTGGCGGGCGGGGGGACTCGGCTCTCTTTGCTGTCAATGGTTTCAACATCCTCGTGGACGGAGGCTCCGACCGGAAGTCCTGCTTCTGGAAGCTGGTGAGACACCTAGACCGGATTGACTCGGTGCTGCTCACCCACATCGGTGCAGATAACCTGCCCGGCATCAACGGGCTGCTGCAGCGCAAGGTGGCggagcaggaggaggagcagAGCCAGGGCTCCAGCAGCTACAGCGACTGGGTCAAGAATCTCATCTCCCCGGAACTCGGAGTGGTCTTCTTCAATGTCCCCGACAAGCTGCGCCTGCCCGATGCTGCCCGAAAAGCCAAGCGGAGCATTGAGGAGGCCTGCCTGACCCTGCAGCACCTGAACCGTTTGGGCATCCAGGCGGAGCCGCTGTACCGGGTGGTCAGCAACACCATCGAGCCGCTGACCCTGTTCCACAAAATGGGAGTGGGCCGGCTGGACATGTACGTCCTCAATCCCGTCAAAGACAGTAAGGAAATGCAATTCCTCATGCAGAAGTGGGCCGGCAACAGCAAGGCCAAAACGGGCATCGTGCTGGCCAATGGGAAAGAGGGGGAGATTTCGGTGCCCTACCTCACCTCCATCACGGCCCTGGTGGTCTGGCTCCCGGCCAGTCCCACAGAGAAGATCGTGCGCGTGCTCTTCCCCGGGAATGCCCCCCAGAACAAGATCCTAGAGGGGCTGGAGAAGCTCCGCCACCTGGACTTCCTGCGCTATCCTGTGGCCACCCAGAAAGACCTGGCCTCGGGCTCCATACCGGCTAACCTGAAACCCAGCAAGATCAAGCAGCGGGCCGACAGCAAGGAGAGCCTCAAAGCCTCTGCCAAGCCCGCTGTGGGAAAGCTGGCCAAGCGGGAGGAGGTGCCCGAGGAAGGGGCGAAGGAGGCCCGCTCAGAGCTGGCCAAAGAGCTGGCCAAGAGCGAGAAGCGGGCCAAGGAGCCCCCGGAGAAGCCTCCGGAGAAGGCGGCCAAGGCCGACAGGGTTCGCACCGAGTCCAGTGAGATGCTGAAAGCTGAGAAGAGGAAGCTGATCAAAGATAAGACTGGGAAGAAACACCTGAAGGAGAAGGTGTCCAaactggaagagaaaaaggacaaggagaagaaagagatcaagaaggagaggaaggagatcaagaaggaggaggggaagaaagaagagaagaaggatgCTAAGAAGGAGGATAAGAAGAAAGACGCTAAGCCAGAACCCAAGAAATTTTCTAAGCCAGACCTGAAACCCTTTACTCCTGAGGTACGAAAGACACTCTACAAAGCTAAGGTTCCAGGCAGGATCAAAGCAGACAAGAGCCGCGGGGTCCGTGAGAAGGAGGCCCCCCTTGAATCCAGGACACCGCCGGTCCAGAAGGAGGCGGCGCCCCCGCCAGTGGTCCCCGCGCCCAGAGAGCTGCTCTTATCCTCCCCCGAAGACCTCACCCGGGACTTTGAGGAGATGAGGCGTGAAGAGAGTGTTCTGCTGGAGCAAAAGGACAGTGACCTGGAGGTGAGCTCACACCCTCCTGAAACTAGGGAGGAGGGGCTGCCCAGCACGGCGGCTCTGGAGGCTTCGCCTTCTGGGCCGGCCCTGGATCAGGATGAGgctgggaagggagagaaagacgtTGCCCTGGGCGCCCCTGGAGGGCCCACCTGCAAGGTTGGGAGCCCTGGTGCTGGGACCCAAAAAGAGGGGGCTGAAGATGCTGGGGAAGTTCAGGGTGGGAAGCAAGTGGAAGCTGAGAGGTTTCTAGAAGGAACAGATGCCAGAGAGGACAGCGAACCAGAAATAAAGGAGGATGTGATTGAAAAAGCTGAGCTGGAAGAGATGGAAGAAGTGCATCCCTCagatggagaggaggaggaggaggaggaggaggagacaaagGCTGAGGGTTTATTCCAGAAGCACCATCTGCAGGACACCGTGAGGGCCAGCTCCCAGGGCAGGGAGGCCCTGGGGGGTCGGGAACTGGGCCCCCCCGGGAAGGCCCCCGAGAAGGAGACGTCATCGTTCCTCAGCAGCCTGGCCACTCCCGCAGGAGCCACAGAGCACGTCTCCTACATACAGGATGAAACCATCCCCGGCTACTCAGAGACAGAGCAGACCATCTCGGACGAGGAGATCCACGACGAGCCCGAGGAGCGGCCCGCCCCCTCCAGGTTCCCTCCCGGGGCCTATGACCTCTCAGGGCCCGATGCTCCCGGCTCCTTTGAGACCAGCCAGCCCATGGAGAGCGCCGCGGCTTCCCCCCCTGCTAAAGGCTTCGGGCCCCCAGACGCGGAACTGCTCCCTTACCCTCCCAACATGGTGGCCGCACCCTTGGCCGAGGAGGAGCACGTGTCCTCGGCCACGTCCATCACCGAGTGTGACAAGCTGTCCTCCTTCGCCACGTCAGTGGCCGAGGACCAGTCGGTGGCCTCCCTCACGGCTCCCCAGACCGAGGAGACGGGCAAGAGCTCCCTGCTGCTGGACACGGTCACCAGCATCCCTTCTTCCCGCACCGAAGCGACTCAGGGCCTGGACTACGTGCCGTCGGCCGGAACCATCTCCCCCACCTCGTCCCTGGAGGAGGACAAAGGCTTCAAGTCTCCGCCGTGTGAGGATTTCTCGGTGCCCGGAGAGGCTGAGAGGAAGGGGGAGGCCCCGGGAAGAGGCCCGCCCGCAGACGGAGAGGAGGCAGAGGAGGCCGCCGGCGCGGCGCTGGCAGAGAAGCTGCGGGATTGCCACGGGCCCCCACTCTTCGACATGCCCGCACCCAGTCTCCCCCCGGGGGAGCCCGTCCTCGGGGAGCCGGAGGAGCGCTGCTTCAGTCCCGACGACAGCACCGTCAAGATGGCGTCTCCACCCCCGTCGGGCCCCCCCAGCGCCGCCCACACGCCATTCCACCAGTCTCCCGTGGAGGATAAGTCTGAACCTCAGGATTTTGATGAGGCTGTTTCCTGGGGAGAGGCTGGACGGACACCAGGAGTTGGCAAAGAAGACAGTTCCAAGGAAAAGCCCAAACCGGAAACGGTGGAAAGAGaaccagaaaaggagaaagagcgcACCCTGCTCCCCAAGAGCCCTCACACCCAAGCGGCAGCCGGGAACAGAGGGCCCGAGCTGCCAGAGCAGGGCGGAGCCGCCGTGCTGGAAACTGTGGAGGTGCCCAAGGGCCCGGGCCCGACTCCCAGGACCCAGGGCCTTCCTGGAGACCCGTGGACGCCACTCCCAGAGGCGGACGGGATCCACGAGGGTGAGCCGCCCCATGGCTCTAGCCGAGTCCCCTCACCAGAAGACGCTGAGCCTCTCCCCATATCCCAGGCGGTTTCCCCAGGCTCTGCCGGCAAAGGGCCCGCTTCCCAGTCCCCCCGAGGCCTGCCCAAGGACCACTGGCCAGAAGTCTCCCCTGAGGATAccaggtccctttctctctcagAGGAGAGTCCCAGTAAGGAGACCTCCCTAGACATCTCCTCTAAGCAACTGTCACCAGACAGTCTGGGCACTCCCCAGCTTGGGGATCTGGGCCACGAAAAGGAGGAGCCCGTCCCCGAAGCCCCGGCCGAGCATGGTGCTCACCGCCCTGACCACTCAGCCATCGGGTTTCCTCTCACGGAAACCTCCGCGACCCACAGCGCTCGGACCCACGTCGCAGACGGCAGCCCCACCCCAGAGAGCCCCGCCAGTCACTCCTCTCGCACCGAGGTGCCGAGGGACTCCAGACTTCCTCCTGGAGTGACCGCAGGCCCGGACACCAAGGTCCCAGACAGCTCTCTCTCCAAAGGCCCCGAGCCCCCTGAGAGCCTCGTTGTGAAAGATGGCCCCCCGGGGTGGGAGGGCGAGGCTCCAGGGCAGGACACCAAGGCCCAGGAACAGGAGAAATCCCCAGACCCCGAGGAGGCGGCTCTGGAGCAGGAGACCtctgaaaagaacaaattattggAAGAAAAGGACAAGGCTCTGGTGAAAAAGGGCAGAGACCTGGAGAAGGGCCAGCCCCTAGAGAAGGCCCTGGCGAAGAGCGGGGAACTGCAGGAGTATAAGGCTCAGGACAAGGTGGAGGCCCTGAGAGAGGACAGGCTCCAAGAAGGGGAGCAAAGGGCCTTAGAGGGAGACGGGGACTTAGCGCCCAAGAGCCCAGTGAGGGAGGACAGAGCCCCAGCAGAAAAGGACGAGGTCCTAGGAGACAAAGACTTAACATCGACACACGTGGCCCCAAAGCAGGAGAAAACCCAGGAAGGAAGCAGGGTCCTGGGAGGAGAGgccctggaggaggaggaggccagGGTCTCCGTCTGGGGATACAAGTCCCAAGAGCAGAAGGAGGAGTGCTGGACCAAACAGGAAGAGGGGAGCCGGGAATGGCAGGGCACAGCCCCGGCCAGGGAGGCTGCGGTTGGAGAGCAACGAGAGACTGCCCCCAGGTGGGAAGGCGCGGCCCCAGAGCCTGACAGGTACTGGCAGGAGGCCGAGGATGAGCTGGCGGAACAGGAGACATACTGGAAAGAACTGAGCTGCGAGAGGAAGGTCTGGTTCCCACATGAGCTGGACGGGGCCCCGGGCCAAGGGGCCCGACCACGGTACAGCGAGGAACGCGAGAGCACCTTCCTCGATGAGGGAGCGGATGATCAAGAGGTGCTCCCCCTGGATCATGCGCCCAGGAGCCCCTGGATCCCAGATTACAAGAGTTTCCAAGAGTCGTCACCACAGGGTGAACTGGAAATGGAGCGCTGGCTCTCCGAGTCCCCTACTGGGCTCCCACCAAAGGAAGACAGGGTAACTCGTTCCCCCTTTGAGATCATCTCCCCTCCAGCCTCCCCACCGGAGCTGGCCGGGCAGATGGGTTGTTCAGTTCTGGATCGTGCCGCTGTTCCTTCGGTCCTAGGTAAAGAGACCCCCGCCCCAGAGCCCAAGCCCGTGCCGACTCCTCCAAAAGAGCCTACTACCCCTTCGTGGCTGGCTGAGATCCCCCCGTGGGTCCCCAAGGACAGGCCCCTGCCCCCGGCGCCTCACTCCCCCGCTCCGGCCCCCCCCACGCCGGCCCCAGAGCCGCTTCCTCCGGCCCCTTTCTCCTGGGGGATGGCGGAGTATGACAGCGTGGTGGCCGCGGTGCAGGAGGGGGCCGCCGAGTTGGAAGGAGGGCCCTATTCGCCCCTAGGAAAAGACTACCGAAAGGccgaaggggagagagagagtggcAGGGAAGACGGGGCTTCTGCCCGAGGCCCTCCAGGCCCGCAGGCCTCCGAGGCCCGGGAGTGCTCCCCAGCCAAGGAGCCCGAGCGGACGGAGCCCGAGCAGAGGGAGCCCACGCCGTATCCCGAGGAGAGGAGCTTCCAGTACGCAGACATCTATGAGCAGGTGCTTCTGTCGGGCTTCAGTTCGGCGTGTCCCACCAGGGAGCCCCCCCTGGGCGCAGCAGGGGACTGGCCCCCTCGGATCTCAGCCAAGGAAGAGGCAGCCGGCCGGCACACCCCCGCAGAGAAGGAGCTGTCGTCTCCAGCCTCCCCCAAGGACCGCGGTGCAGACGCGGCCTTCCACTACGCCACGGTCCCCGGGCAGGGAGCGCCGAGGCCGGAGTCCGAGCCAGAGCGGGGTCCGGAGCCCCGGCCCAGCCCTCCCGCTGTGCCTCCCCGTTCTGCGGCTCCAGGCAAGGGCCGCAGTCCCCTTCCTGACGGAAACCTCCTGAGCTGCAGACCAGAAGGGGTGACCCTGTGCCCAAAGGAGTCAAGCAGAGAGCAGGCAGAGTGCTGGGACGAGCAGGCCAGCGACTCCGAGCTGGAGAAGGGGGCTCGAGAGCCGTCCGAGAAGGAGGCCCGGCCCCTAAGTCCCCCCTCCCCTACGGCTGCCGAGCCTTCTGTTCCTGAGGCAGGCTCGGAGGCACCTCCTAGTACCTCCTCTGATTCGCCCCCCGCCCCGGCTCGGCCCAGCCTGGACTTTCCCGCCTCAGCCTTTGGTTTCTCCTCCTTGCAGCCATCTGCCCCACAGCTGCCCTCCCCAGCAGAGCCTCGCTCTGCACCCTGCGGCTCCCTCGCCTTCTCCGGGGATCGTGCGTTAGCTCTGACCCCAGGACCCCCAACGCGGGCACGGCATGATGAGTACCTGGAGGTGACCAAGGCGCCTAGCCTGGACTCCTCACTTCCCCAGCTCCCATCCCCCACCTCTCCCGGGGCTCCTCTCCTGTCCAATTTGCCCCGGCCTGCCTCCCCGGCCCTTTCGGAGGGCTCCTCGTCCGAGGCTACCACTCCCGTCATCACCAGCGTGGCCGAGAGCTTCCCCCTGAGCCTGGCAGCTGGGGAGATGGAAACGGGAGCAGAAGCGGCGGGCAGAAGCCTCTGGGACCTGACGGCCCTGAGCCCGGCCCCGCCGGCCACCCtgggccccgcccccgcccctgcCCCCGGCCTGCCCGGGGACATGGATGATGGCACCCTGCCCTGCCGCCTGGAGTGCTCCGGAGCGGTCACCAAGGCGCTGGGATCCTGCTCAAGCCCGCCCAGGGACTGTGCGGCTAACGGCCCCACGGAGACCAGCCCCAGCCCCCCGGGGCTCCTCACAGCCAAAGAAGTCCGAGAGAAAGGCGAGCTTCGCCCCGATTGGGAATGCGGAGGCTGGCCCGCGGGAGCGGAGAAGTGCGCCCGGCCGGCCACCCTCCCGTCTCCAGAGCGGTCCTCGTGTCCGGGAGGGTCCCCGAGGAGCCGGCCTCGCAGCGCCTCCCCCGAGCCGGAGTCCGGGCCCCAAGGGTGTGCCGCTGAGCCGTGGCCCCGCTGTGGAGAGCTGTCCCCGTCCTTTCTCAACCCTCCCCTGCCCAGGCCCTCCGTGGATGACAGCGATCTTTCTACCGAAGAGGCACGGTTAGTTGGGCGAGGGGGACCGCGCAGGGTGGGGGGGCCAGGAGGCGCTGGGGGACCAGGCCCCGTGGCTGATGAGACCCCTCCCACTTCTGCTAGTGACTCGGGCTCCTCACAGTCAGACTCAGATGTCCCCCCAGAGACTGAGGAGTGTCCCTCCATCACAGCCGAGGCAGCACTGGACTCGGACGAAGACGGCGACTTCCTCCCCGTGGACAAAGCGGGGGGAGTCAGCGGGGCACACCATCCCCGACCTGTCCACGACCCACCCCCCGCTCCCCAACCTGACCCCCGCCCACCCCCTCCACGCCCGGACGTGTGCATGGCCGACCCCGAGGGGCTAAGTGCCGAGGCTGGGCGGGCCGACCGTCTccgggagaaggagaaggggcgGAGCGGGCGAAGGGCCCCAGGCAGGGCCAAGCCAGCCTCCCCTGCCAGGCGTCTGGATCTCCGAGGCAAACGCTCCCCTACTCCTGGGAAGGGCCCCATCGAACGGACCTCCCGGGTCCCACCCCGGCCCCGCGCCTCCGCGGGCCAGATGCCGTCTTCCGAAGAAAAGGACGGACACAACATTCTGACCAAGGGACTGGTCAATGGCCTCAAGACTGGCTCAA CTGCCGTGGGCCAGAAAGGTGGGTCGGGCCCTCCCGTGTACGTGGACCTTGCTTACATCCCTAATCACTGCAGTGGCAAAACTGCGGATCTTGATTTCTTCCGCCGTGTGCGGGCAGCTTACTATGTGGTCAGTGGGAATGACCCCGCCAATGGAGAGCCGAGCAGGGCCGTCCTGGATGCACTGCTGGAGGGCAAGGCCCAGTGGGGAGAGAATCTGCAG GTTACTCTGATCCCTACCCATGACACAGAAGTGACCCGTGAATGGTACCAGCAGACACatgagcagcagcagcagctgaaTGTCCTCGTCCTGGCCAGCAGCAGCACTGTGGTCATGCAGGATGAGTCCTTCCCGGCCTGCAAGATCGAGTTCTGA